CTGGGAACAATGATTGTTGCCTTTATTTATGCTAAGAAACACAAATATCCGACAACGGGATTTGTACCGATGAAAGAAGCATTAAAGGTGACATTTGAAGCAATTCCAAGTCTGCTTCTGATTGTGATTGTAATCGGAGGTATTGTAGGCGGGATCTTTACTGCAACAGAAGGAGCCGGTGTCTGCGTACTGTACTGTTTGATTCTGTCTATTATCTATAAAAGCATTGATATGAAGTTGTTTATGAAGATTTTGCTGAACAGCGCTGCGACAAGCGGTATCATCCTGTTCCTGATCTCTGCTTCTTCTGCAATGTCATGGGTCATGGCATACTCTGGAATTCCGGCAGCGATCAGCAGTGGTTTAATGTCCATTACCGACAATAAATACATACTTCTTCTTTTAATGAATATCATTTTGTTAATTGTTGGTATGTTTATGGACATCACACCGGCAATCCTGATTTTTACACCAATCTTTTTGCCGATTGCAGAGAGTCTTGGGATGTCCTCTATCCAGTTCGGCGTAATGTTGATATTCAACATGTGTATGGGAAGTATGACACCGCCGGTAGGTTCGGTATTGTTCGTATCTTGTGGTATTAGTAAGATTACCATTGAGCAGGTGACGAAGACGTTGCTTCCGTATTTTGCAGTATTGCTTGGAATCCTGCTGGCAGTGACGTATGTTCCGGCATTGTCAATGGGAATTCCGACCTTACTGGGACTTGTATAAACTGATGAGTGAAAAAGCCTGATTACCAATCGGGCTTTTTTAAAAGTGAAAGGAGTGAAATTATGTTACTGAGAAAATTTTGCGGAATAGAGAAAACAGATAACGGATATTTGATTCATGGAGATGCAGGGGATATCAAGTTGGTATTTATGACCGATGATATCATCCGGATCCGGGTATCTTTTGATCGCAAATTCAAGGAGGCTTCTTATGCACTTGTTACAACTGCGTGGGAGGATGAGCTGGATGAACTGTTTCAAGAGGAACGCACCCGGATTCAGGCGAAAGATGTTGTATGCGAAGAAAAGGAAGATGCGCTGATATTTCATACAACTGCATTGAAACTTGTTATGAAAAAGCAGCCGATTCAGTTTCTTTTGTATGATGTGGAAGGAAAGCTGATCTATAATGATCTGAAGGAGCGCGCATTTGATCAGGATCAGCTTGGAAGGGTGACACATTATTCAGAGATTCATGCGGACACAGATCATTTCTATGGATTCGGAGAAAAGACTGGGCATCTGGATAAGAAAGGACGTCATTTGAGAATGTCACCGAAGGATGCCATTGGGGCAGATCCGGAATTTGGGGAGCCGTTGTACAAACATGTTCCATTTTATATTCGTGTCAATGAAGAAAATCTTCATG
This window of the Mediterraneibacter gnavus ATCC 29149 genome carries:
- a CDS encoding TRAP transporter large permease; the encoded protein is MDIAVTTILLFAVFGILLFVGCPISVSIVVSSIVTALSSLSWDQITFITMQKMNGGVESFSLLAVPLFILAGNIMNNGGIARRLVNFAKLFCGWIPGSLAQANVLGNMLFGALSGSAVAASSAMGGCIYPIQKEEGYDPAFATAVNIASAPTGLLIPPTSAFIVYSTVAGGVSISALFMAGYIPGILMGLGTMIVAFIYAKKHKYPTTGFVPMKEALKVTFEAIPSLLLIVIVIGGIVGGIFTATEGAGVCVLYCLILSIIYKSIDMKLFMKILLNSAATSGIILFLISASSAMSWVMAYSGIPAAISSGLMSITDNKYILLLLMNIILLIVGMFMDITPAILIFTPIFLPIAESLGMSSIQFGVMLIFNMCMGSMTPPVGSVLFVSCGISKITIEQVTKTLLPYFAVLLGILLAVTYVPALSMGIPTLLGLV